A section of the Pithys albifrons albifrons isolate INPA30051 chromosome 4, PitAlb_v1, whole genome shotgun sequence genome encodes:
- the TP53INP1 gene encoding tumor protein p53-inducible nuclear protein 1 isoform X3: MFQRLNNMFMGEIDSLSSQEPEFSEKEDDEWILVDFIDTCTNCSVEEADLVEESATDGSPVFSCLSSPLEHLPEASESCFIQFESCPMEESWFITPPPCFTAGGLTTIKVETSPMENLLIEHPSMSVYAVHNTCHGLNETGCADEEFHSPGSPRAKKSCLRHTGTTGGPK, encoded by the exons ATGTTCCAGAGGTTAAATAACATGTTCATGGGAGAGATTGATAGCTTGTCCAGCCAAGAGCCAGAGTTCAGCGAGAAAGAAGATGACGAGTGGATTCTGGTTGACTTCATAG ACACTTGCACTAATTGCTCTGTGGAGGAAGCAGACCTTGTTGAAGAATCGGCCACGGACGGCTCGCCTGTCTTCTCTTGTTTGTCGTCTCCCTTGGAACACTTGCCGGAGGCCAGCGAGTCTTGCTTCATCCAGTTTGAGTCATGTCCTATGGAGGAGAGCTGGTTTATTACCCCTCCCCCATGTTTTACTGCAGGTGGATTAACCACTATCAAAGTGGAAACCAGTCCAATGGAGAACCTCCTAATAGAGCATCCCAGCATGTCTGTGTATGCTGTCCACAACACCTGTCACGGCCTTAATGAGACTGGATGTGCAGATGAGGAGTTTCACAGCCCAGGTAGTCCCAG GGCCAAGAAAAGCTGCTTAAGGCACACTGGCACA